CGAAGAGGGGGTGGTCGAATTGCTGGTGGCACTCTCGGCCGATGGCAGTGTGCGACAGGTGAGTGTGAGCCGACCCTCGGGCTTCGGCCGGCTCGATCAGGCGGCTGTTGCGGCCGTGCGGCTGTGGCAGTGTGACCCGATCCGGGTCGCCGGCGCGCCAGCGGCGGCGACGGCGCGGCAACGCATCCACTTTTCATTGCGTTGAACCCTGCCGAGGTGATGATGATCGATTTTGGATTCGCGCACTTCGTTCAGCAGCTCGACCCGCTGGGCTGGAGCCTGCTGACCATTCTGGCGCTGCTGTCGCTGGCGAGCTGGACCTTCTTTCTGCTCTGGCTGCTGCGCAGCCTGCTGGAGGTTCGAAGCAGTCAGCGCTACATGCGCACGATCCTCGAAACTGCGGGGCTGGCACAGTCGCCACCAGAGCCCTTCGGCAGACCGTTCGAAGCCAGCCTGCTTGCGGTGGTTCGCGATGGCCGCCGACTCGCCGATGCCGGCGAGCAGTTCGATGAGGCCGGCGGACTGGCCGCCCACCTGACCCGTGGATTGCGCCAGCAGCTTGACCGTGCTGCGGTGCGTGGCGAGCGTGGCCTGGCACTGCTGTCGACCACCGCATCGACGGCCCCTTACCTTGGTCTGCTCGGCACCGTGTGGGGCATCTATCATGCGCTGCTGCGCATTGCCGCCACCGGCGAGGCGGGGCTGGCCGCGGTGGCCGGACCGATTGGCGAGGCGCTGGTGATGACCGCACTGGGTCTCGCCGTGGCGATTCCGGCGGTCTTTGCCCACAACACCCTGCAGCGCCGTCACCGTCTGTTGCAGGCGCAGCGGGAAGATTTCGCCACCACCCTGCTGCAACGCGCCACGCTGCCCGGCTCGCCTTCTGGCGCGATCAAAAGAGAGCGCGCAGCCATTCATCCGCTGCGGAGCTGAGCCATGGCGCTGGGAGACGGAGTTGCCTCCACGGCGCGCAGCAGCGCCGAGATCAACATCGTGCCGTTGGTGGATGTGATTCTGGTGCTGCTGGTGATCTTCATCGTCACGGCACCGCTGATCACCCAGGCGGTGAAGGTGAAGCTGCCGGAGGCGAAGAGCCAGCCGGTGCAGACGCCCAGCAAGCCGGTGGTGGTGGCCATTGCCGCCGATGGACAACTGCACTGGGACGGTCAGCCGCTGAGCCTGGCCGAGCTGGAGGAGCGCGCCCGTGCGCTGGCGGCACGGCCCGCTGCCGAGCTGCATGTCGAGGCCGACCGCGCGGTGCGCTACGATGCCGTGGCCCAGGTGCTGGCCGCCGCCACCCGCGCCGGCGTGCTGCACATCGGTTTCGTCACCGATCCGGGCCAGGCTCGACCGCAGGCCGCGCCGGTGCCCTGAGCGCGAGGGCCGGATTTACCGCAAGGCGCGCTGCGGAACGCGCAGCACCCGAACCCCGTGACCGGGGGCGGCATCGGTCCAGGCGACCAGCAGTTCGCCATCGACTGCCAGCAGTTGCGGCACACCGGAGTCGCGGTTGGCAGGCACCTGTATCAGCGTCAGGCTGCGCTCGATGCCGCGGTCGGAGAGCAGTGTGAGCCGCAGGTCGGCCAGCGCGCTGCTGGACGCGGCGATGTGCAGTGCCGCCACCCGCTCGCTGTCCAGCCAGGCGATGGCGGCGCGTCCCACCGGCGTGGCGACGTCGACATCGTGGATGCTTTCCAGGGCGTTCCCGCCATCGCGAATGAAGGCGACCCGCACCCGTGCCACCCCATCCGCCGCCGTGTACCAGGCCGCTGCCAGCCGTTCATCCTGTGCTGCCAGACTCACGCCGTTGGTCGGGCAGCCGGCGATGCGCCAACCTTCGCCGGCGAGCGCGATCGGTGCCGACCAGCCAGCGACAGTGCGGTAGCGCAGTTGAAAATCGCGGATCTCGTCGCTGGTGCGGCCACGATAGGCCACCCACAGCTGGTTCCGTGTGCGCGCCAGCGCCGGCCAGCAGCAGGAGCAGACGTCGCTGTCGATGATGGACTCGGCGGCGGCAGCACCGTCGCGCTCGATCTCCGTGGTGCGCAGCGCGAAGCTGTGGCGGGCATCGTTGGCGCGGCCGTCCAGCCAGACCATGGCGGCCCGGTCATCCAGCGCGGCGATGGCGGCAAAGCCGTGCTCGGCCGGTCCGACATCGGCGTGTGGCGCCGGCCGGGTCGTCCAGCGCCGGCCATCGTCGCTGGAACCGGCCATGGCGATGCCGTAGTGATAGGGGCTGTCGGCCCGCGGATGGCGCACCAGCCAGTGGGCCAGCCAGAAATCGGCGGCGATCGGCACCACGGAGGGGAAGTCGCCCCAGTTGACGAACCAGTCCCGACCACGTGCCACCTCCACCGGCGCTTCGAAACGCCTGTCCCGATAGCGCGCCGCACGCAGCAGATGGCCACCTTCTGGCGCCGGCTCGACCCAGGAGAGCACCGCGCCGCCGGCGGGATGGGCGGCGAGCCGCGGCAGGCGCGCACCCGCACCCGCCGGTGCTGAGATGGGTTGAACGCTGGCGGCGACCGAGGCGGCC
This window of the Pseudomonadales bacterium genome carries:
- a CDS encoding MotA/TolQ/ExbB proton channel family protein; protein product: MIDFGFAHFVQQLDPLGWSLLTILALLSLASWTFFLLWLLRSLLEVRSSQRYMRTILETAGLAQSPPEPFGRPFEASLLAVVRDGRRLADAGEQFDEAGGLAAHLTRGLRQQLDRAAVRGERGLALLSTTASTAPYLGLLGTVWGIYHALLRIAATGEAGLAAVAGPIGEALVMTALGLAVAIPAVFAHNTLQRRHRLLQAQREDFATTLLQRATLPGSPSGAIKRERAAIHPLRS
- a CDS encoding biopolymer transporter ExbD, with protein sequence MALGDGVASTARSSAEINIVPLVDVILVLLVIFIVTAPLITQAVKVKLPEAKSQPVQTPSKPVVVAIAADGQLHWDGQPLSLAELEERARALAARPAAELHVEADRAVRYDAVAQVLAAATRAGVLHIGFVTDPGQARPQAAPVP
- a CDS encoding energy transducer TonB yields the protein MHCPRRPPPQYPMAARRLGEEGVVELLVALSADGSVRQVSVSRPSGFGRLDQAAVAAVRLWQCDPIRVAGAPAAATARQRIHFSLR